GATCAGGAACAAGGGCTCGTGCCGTTCGCGTGCAAGCTCAACGCGGAGCTCGTCGAGCAGTTGAAGGCGCGCGCGGCGACGCATCCGAACGGCATGACCGGACTGCTGTCCGAACTGCTCGTCAACGGCCTCGCACAGCGCGACGCGTGAGCGCCGCGCGACGCCCAAATAGTCGTTGACAACGCCGTACGACATCGACAAACTCGTTCGCATGCCTACGTTCAAGCTCATCGCCATCGCGATTCATTGCTCGGTGAACATTCGAAAGAATGGATCACGGGAGGCGCTTGTGCGTTAGCATCCAGAGCAGCACTGCATGTCACAAGGCCTCGCCGGAAACGGATGAGGCTTTTTTGTTTTGGTGCGCGTCATCCGCCCGGCTCAACGGATGGAGATGACGATGGACCAAGCAAGCCGGCTGTTTGTTCGTCCCGATCCGCGCCGCCCCGGCGCGATCGCATTGCCGAGAGTCGTGATTCATTTCGCCGTCGCGCCGCGCAAGACGCTGACGTGGCGCGCGCCGAACGACGCCGAGATCCGTTCGCACGACGCGCCGCTGTGGCTCACGCGCCAGACGAGCGTCGACGATTACTGGATCCGGCCCGGCGACGTGCTGCGCATCCCGCGCGGCGAACGCATCTGGCTCGGCACCTACGACGGCCGCCCCGCCGAAGCATCGATCACGACCGCATACGTGCGGCGCGGCGACCGCCTCGGACGCACGCTCGCGCGGGTGCGCGGCTGGCTCGCCGCAAGAGGGAGAAGGCGGGACTGACGCTGCGCTGCCGCGCAACGCGTTGACGCGGCGAACGACCGCGTCGGAAAACGAACGCAACCGCGGCGCAATCGGCCGCGGGTGCGCTTCGAGTGGCGCGGCGCGCCGCTGCGTACCGCGAGCGATCGCGCGCCGTGCGCAGCTTTCACATGCAATGCATGCGTCAGGTGCTGGCGGCGAGACGCGGACCCGTGCCGCGCGGACTGGACTCGATTTCAGGCCGTTGCGACGGCTGCGCGCTCACCCAAGGATCGATGCCCTGCCTCTGCACTTCCTCGAGAAAGGACA
The sequence above is drawn from the Burkholderia ubonensis genome and encodes:
- a CDS encoding DUF2917 domain-containing protein; its protein translation is MDQASRLFVRPDPRRPGAIALPRVVIHFAVAPRKTLTWRAPNDAEIRSHDAPLWLTRQTSVDDYWIRPGDVLRIPRGERIWLGTYDGRPAEASITTAYVRRGDRLGRTLARVRGWLAARGRRRD